A section of the Stenotrophomonas sp. 364 genome encodes:
- the oxyR gene encoding DNA-binding transcriptional regulator OxyR — translation MNLRDLKYLVALADHRHFGRAAAACFVSQPTLSTQIRKLEDELGLPLVERAPRKVMLTPAGVEAAARARTIVAEVEQLKEAARRSRDPEAGTVRLGIFPTLGPYLLPHVIPNIRERFPQLELLLVEEKSDELLARLREGKLDAALLALPLDDDQLHAEFLFEEPFLLAVSGQHPLARRQHLDVQELSTQKLLLLEDGHCLRDQALAVCRLFGANEKSEFRATSLETLRQMVAADVGITLLPTLSVKPPVPRSENIRLLDFQGDDRPSRRIAMAWRRSSAMTGFLQQLAQQFKRLPQELFTLDNTDSGVPLTARGNA, via the coding sequence ATGAACCTACGTGATCTGAAATACCTGGTGGCGCTGGCCGACCACCGGCACTTCGGCCGCGCCGCGGCGGCGTGCTTCGTCAGCCAGCCCACCCTGTCCACCCAGATCCGCAAGCTGGAGGACGAACTGGGCCTGCCCCTGGTCGAGCGTGCTCCACGCAAAGTGATGCTGACTCCCGCCGGGGTGGAAGCGGCGGCGCGTGCGCGCACCATCGTGGCCGAGGTCGAGCAGTTGAAGGAAGCCGCACGACGCAGCCGCGATCCCGAAGCCGGGACGGTACGGCTGGGCATTTTCCCCACGCTGGGGCCGTACCTGCTGCCGCATGTGATTCCCAACATCCGCGAACGCTTCCCGCAGCTGGAACTGCTGCTGGTGGAAGAAAAGAGCGACGAGCTGCTGGCGCGGCTGCGCGAAGGCAAGCTGGATGCCGCGTTGCTGGCGCTGCCGCTGGACGACGACCAGCTGCACGCCGAATTCCTGTTCGAAGAACCGTTCCTGCTGGCCGTCTCCGGGCAGCACCCGCTGGCCCGCCGGCAGCACCTGGATGTGCAGGAGCTGTCCACCCAGAAGCTGCTGCTGCTGGAAGACGGGCACTGCCTGCGCGACCAGGCGCTGGCGGTGTGCCGGCTGTTCGGCGCCAATGAGAAGTCCGAGTTCCGCGCCACCAGCCTGGAGACGCTGCGCCAGATGGTTGCGGCCGACGTGGGCATCACGCTGTTGCCGACCCTGTCGGTGAAGCCGCCGGTCCCGCGTTCGGAAAACATCCGCCTGCTCGATTTCCAGGGCGACGACCGGCCCAGCCGCCGCATCGCGATGGCATGGCGGCGCAGTTCGGCCATGACCGGCTTCCTGCAGCAGCTGGCGCAGCAGTTCAAACGCCTGCCGCAGGAACTGTTCACCTTGGACAACACCGATTCCGGCGTGCCCCTGACAGCGCGCGGCAACGCCTGA